The following proteins are encoded in a genomic region of Halomicroarcula saliterrae:
- a CDS encoding ZIP family metal transporter, whose amino-acid sequence MSLLANVVLVFVAGLVTALATGIGVLPFFVIGTVSERLQVALWGLASGIMVSASVFGLVGEGLAEADGQTDIYLMLGGLIAGAILVVVADRIISDHEFDPGTYEEADFRKLVLVLGILTVHSFPEGVAVGVSFAELNLAGGIEFGPFVVPVLAIFMTVAISIHNVPEGLAISIPLRSMGVSNWRMVWWAVFSSLPQPIGAVLAFAFVRVAREFLPAGFGFAAGAMIFLVVSEFIPEALEHGSELAGRGYRELAIGVTSGFSIMIPLVFV is encoded by the coding sequence ATGTCGTTACTCGCTAACGTAGTGTTGGTGTTCGTCGCGGGCTTGGTAACAGCGCTGGCGACAGGTATCGGAGTCCTCCCGTTTTTCGTGATAGGGACCGTCAGCGAACGGCTGCAGGTCGCCCTCTGGGGCCTCGCGTCGGGCATCATGGTATCGGCCTCGGTTTTCGGGTTGGTCGGCGAAGGCCTCGCCGAGGCCGATGGACAAACCGATATCTACCTGATGCTCGGTGGGCTGATAGCAGGCGCGATTCTCGTCGTCGTCGCCGACCGAATCATCTCGGACCACGAGTTCGACCCGGGCACCTACGAGGAGGCGGATTTCAGGAAGCTCGTGCTCGTACTCGGAATTCTCACGGTTCATAGCTTCCCCGAGGGGGTCGCCGTGGGCGTCTCCTTCGCCGAGTTGAATCTCGCGGGCGGCATCGAGTTCGGCCCGTTCGTCGTCCCCGTACTCGCGATATTCATGACCGTCGCGATATCGATTCACAACGTTCCGGAGGGACTCGCCATCTCCATCCCGCTACGGTCGATGGGCGTCTCGAACTGGCGGATGGTCTGGTGGGCCGTCTTCTCGAGTCTACCCCAGCCCATCGGAGCGGTACTCGCTTTCGCCTTCGTCCGGGTCGCCAGAGAGTTCCTGCCCGCCGGCTTCGGGTTCGCCGCGGGAGCGATGATATTCCTGGTCGTCTCGGAGTTCATCCCGGAGGCGCTGGAACACGGGTCCGAACTCGCCGGACGCGGATATCGGGAACTGGCAATCGGTGTCACATCCGGGTTCTCCATCATGATTCCACTGGTGTTCGTGTAG